Proteins encoded by one window of Flexibacter flexilis DSM 6793:
- a CDS encoding alkaline phosphatase D family protein — MKKIIFFALLLMGINLNAQNNLLQSGPMVGYSEMMEVKLWAQTNAPAQVAIRYWEKGKPEKKWKTDVVKTKKETAFVAHLIADQVQPTRKYEYELLINDKVVPRPYPLEFQTQTLWQWRTDAPNVRFAIGSCAYVNEPEYDRPNQTYGGHYEIFQSLAKAKPEFMVWLGDNVYLREADWSTRTGILHRYTHTRSLPELQPFWGSVHHYAIWDDHDYGVNDADRSYWGKNLTEEAFNLFWANPNINLTGKGGVTGTFQWSDLQFFMLDNRYHRSPNDDQTRSRQMFGDEQIQWLIDALVNSKATFKFVATGGQMLNDVAKYETFSTYPDEKQKLLSAIQKAGIKGVIFLTGDRHHSEISKMNREGTYPLYDVTCSPLTAGPHADPSENNTFRLPNTLVGERNYSIFEVTGAKNDRVLSIKMFDTMGKELTQYQIKASELK, encoded by the coding sequence ATGAAAAAAATTATATTCTTTGCGTTGTTATTGATGGGAATTAATCTCAATGCCCAAAATAACTTATTGCAGTCTGGCCCGATGGTAGGCTATTCCGAAATGATGGAAGTAAAACTTTGGGCGCAAACCAATGCTCCTGCACAAGTGGCTATTCGTTATTGGGAAAAAGGAAAACCCGAAAAAAAATGGAAAACAGATGTCGTAAAGACGAAAAAGGAAACGGCTTTTGTGGCGCATCTCATTGCCGACCAAGTGCAACCGACACGCAAATACGAGTATGAGTTATTGATTAATGACAAAGTTGTACCGCGTCCGTATCCGTTGGAATTTCAAACCCAAACTTTATGGCAATGGCGTACCGATGCGCCAAATGTACGTTTCGCGATTGGCAGTTGTGCGTACGTAAACGAACCCGAATACGACCGACCTAACCAAACTTACGGCGGCCATTACGAAATTTTTCAGTCTTTGGCGAAGGCTAAACCCGAATTTATGGTGTGGCTCGGCGACAATGTTTATTTGCGCGAAGCCGACTGGAGTACACGCACAGGAATTTTGCACCGATATACGCACACGCGTTCGCTGCCCGAATTACAACCGTTTTGGGGAAGTGTGCACCACTATGCCATTTGGGACGACCACGACTACGGCGTAAATGACGCAGACCGCAGCTATTGGGGCAAGAACCTGACGGAAGAAGCCTTCAATTTGTTTTGGGCAAATCCAAATATCAATCTTACAGGAAAAGGAGGCGTTACGGGTACTTTCCAATGGTCTGACCTTCAGTTTTTTATGTTGGATAATCGCTATCACCGCAGCCCTAACGACGACCAAACGCGATCAAGACAAATGTTTGGAGACGAGCAAATCCAATGGCTTATAGACGCGCTCGTGAACAGCAAAGCAACTTTTAAATTTGTGGCAACTGGCGGCCAAATGCTCAACGACGTAGCCAAATACGAGACATTCTCTACTTACCCAGACGAAAAACAAAAACTACTTTCGGCCATTCAAAAGGCTGGTATTAAAGGTGTTATATTCCTGACAGGCGACCGCCATCATAGCGAAATTAGTAAAATGAATAGAGAAGGAACATACCCGTTGTATGATGTTACCTGCTCGCCGCTTACGGCTGGGCCGCATGCCGACCCTTCCGAAAACAATACTTTCCGTTTGCCGAATACGCTGGTAGGCGAACGCAATTACTCGATTTTTGAAGTAACAGGCGCGAAAAACGATAGAGTTTTGTCTATCAAAATGTTTGATACGATGGGTAAAGAATTAACCCAATATCAAATAAAAGCTTCTGAGCTTAAATAA